Proteins co-encoded in one Callospermophilus lateralis isolate mCalLat2 chromosome 2, mCalLat2.hap1, whole genome shotgun sequence genomic window:
- the LOC143388534 gene encoding olfactory receptor 52D1-like, with translation MKSKLKRPTLLMSTYNKTNVHPSTFVLIGIPGLEAAHIWISIPFCLVYLLALLGNSSLLFIIKTDPSLHEPMYLFLCMLAVADLVVCTTAVPKLLSLFWFHDGEIPFEACLTQVFLIHSCSTMESGFFLAMAFDRYVAICNPLRHSAILTHSVIGGIGLAIVLRGTTLLSPHPFLLRWLPYCRTNIISHTYCEFMALIKIACAETRIRRAYSLIVAFLTGGVDFILIICSYVLILHTVFHLPSKDARLKTLGTCVSHVCVILVSYTPAFFSFLTHRFGHQVAPHVHIFVANIYLLIPPMVNPIIYGVRTKRIRDRFLKLFSFRKQLS, from the coding sequence ATGAAGAGCAAGCTAAAACGTCCAACCCTTTTGATGTCAACATACAATAAGACCAATGTCCATCCATCAACCTTCGTTCTCATTGGCATTCCTGGGTTGGAGGCTGCTCACATCTGGATCTCCATTCCTTTTTGTTTGGTTTACCTTTTGGCCCTCCTGGGAAACTCTTCACTTCTGTTTATCATCAAGACAGATCCCAGCCTCCATGAGCCAATGTATCTCTTTCTTTGCATGTTGGCTGTCGCTGACCTTGTTGTGTGCACTACAGCTGTACCCAAACTTCTCAGCCTCTTTTGGTTCCATGATGGAGAGATTCCCTTTGAAGCCTGTCTCACTCAAGTATTCCTGATTCACTCTTGCTCCACCATGGAGTCTGGCTTTTTCCTGGCTATGGCTTTTGACCGCTATGTAGCCATTTGTAATCCACTAAGACACTCAGCTATTCTGACACACAGTGTAATAGGAGGAATAGGTCTAGCTATTGTCCTCCGGGGTACAACACTTCTCAGTCCTCACCCTTTTTTGCTTCGTTGGCTTCCCTACTGTAGAACCAACATAATTTCCCACACCTACTGTGAGTTCATGGCCCTCATCAAGATTGCCTGTGCTGAGACACGAATCCGCAGAGCCTACAGCCTCATTGTTGCCTTCCTTACTGGAGGAGTGGACTTCATACTGATCATTTGTTCTTATGTGCTCATCCTCCACACTGTCTTCCACCTCCCATCCAAGGATGCCAGACTCAAGACCCTGGGCACCTGTGTCTCCCATGTCTGTGTCATCTTAGTATCCTATACTCCAGCCTTCTTCTCTTTTCTCACCCACAGGTTTGGGCACCAGGTGGCTCCCCATGTCCACATATTTGTGGCTAATATCTATCTTCTCATCCCACCCATGGTGAACCCCATTATTTATGGAGTAAGGACCAAGAGAATACGAGACAGGTTCCTTAAATTGTTCAGTTTTCGAAAACAACTGAGTTGA